The Corynebacterium suranareeae genome window below encodes:
- a CDS encoding class I SAM-dependent methyltransferase, translating into MSPFSQANRYWWDIDAADYHERHPSYLGTDSTYGEFYWCPEMLHEKDERLLGTPEELAGKKILEIGCGSAPCARWLANDVPDAFVTAFDISSRMLAYAGHDHNAHLVQADAMSLPYADNSFDVVFSVFGAIPFVEDSAALMKEIARVLTPGGRLVFSITHPMRWIFLDDPGPAGLTAITSYFDQRGYVEKDEETGNLSYAEQHRTMGARIKELFDASLHLNQLIEPEWPADLDENWGQWSPLRGKLFPGTAIFVATYRPND; encoded by the coding sequence TTGAGTCCATTTTCTCAAGCAAATCGTTATTGGTGGGATATCGATGCCGCCGACTATCACGAGCGCCACCCTTCTTATTTAGGCACCGATTCCACTTACGGTGAGTTTTATTGGTGCCCCGAGATGCTTCATGAAAAAGACGAACGGCTTCTTGGCACCCCCGAAGAGCTCGCCGGCAAGAAAATTCTAGAGATCGGCTGCGGTTCCGCACCTTGCGCTAGGTGGTTGGCCAACGATGTTCCAGACGCCTTTGTCACCGCTTTCGACATTTCTTCCCGCATGCTCGCCTATGCCGGCCACGACCATAACGCCCATCTTGTCCAGGCCGATGCAATGTCACTCCCCTACGCCGATAATTCCTTTGACGTGGTCTTTTCCGTGTTCGGCGCCATTCCATTCGTGGAAGATTCTGCCGCACTCATGAAAGAAATCGCCCGCGTACTCACCCCCGGCGGTCGCCTTGTTTTCTCCATCACCCACCCAATGCGCTGGATCTTCCTCGACGATCCCGGCCCCGCAGGCCTCACCGCGATCACCAGCTACTTCGACCAGCGCGGCTACGTCGAAAAAGACGAGGAAACCGGCAACCTAAGCTATGCAGAACAGCACCGCACCATGGGCGCGCGAATAAAAGAGCTTTTCGACGCCTCCCTCCACCTCAATCAGCTCATCGAACCCGAATGGCCAGCAGACTTGGATGAAAACTGGGGCCAATGGTCACCTCTTCGAGGCAAACTTTTCCCAGGTACGGCCATCTTCGTCGCAACCTATAGGCCAAATGACTGA
- the rpsA gene encoding 30S ribosomal protein S1: MPTNNAPQVAINDIGSAEDFLAAIDATIKYFNDGDIVEGTVVKVDRDEVLLDIGYKTEGVIPSRELSIKHDVDPDEVVEVGDQIDALVLTKEDKEGRLILSKKRAQYERAWGAIEELKEKDEPVTGTVIEVVKGGLIIDIGLRGFLPASLVEMRRVRDLDPYIGQELEAKIIELDKNRNNVVLSRRAFLEQTQSEVRSEFLHQLQKGQVRKGVVSSIVNFGAFVDLGGVDGLVHVSELSWKHIDHPSEVVTVGDEVTVEVLDVDLDRERVSLSLKATQEDPWRVFARTHAVGQIVPGKVTKLVPFGAFVRVEEGIEGLVHISELAQRHVEVPDQVVAVGEEVMVKVIDIDLERRRISLSLKQADEDYTEEFDPSKYGMADSYDEQGNYIFPEGFDAETNEWLEGFDEQRQAWEARYAESERRYQAHTAQIERRRQQAEEAAAEAPAGNYSTDSAEDAPVAEATEESAGSLASDEQLAALREKLAGN; this comes from the coding sequence ATGCCCACCAACAATGCACCTCAGGTAGCCATCAACGACATTGGCTCTGCTGAGGACTTCCTCGCAGCAATCGACGCAACCATCAAGTACTTCAACGATGGCGATATCGTTGAAGGTACCGTGGTAAAGGTCGATCGTGACGAGGTACTTCTCGACATCGGATACAAGACCGAGGGTGTCATCCCATCCCGCGAGCTGTCTATCAAGCACGATGTCGACCCAGACGAGGTCGTCGAAGTCGGCGACCAAATTGACGCACTTGTCCTCACCAAGGAAGACAAAGAAGGCCGTCTCATCCTTTCCAAGAAGCGTGCTCAGTACGAGCGTGCTTGGGGCGCCATCGAGGAGCTCAAGGAAAAGGACGAGCCAGTTACCGGTACCGTCATCGAGGTCGTCAAGGGTGGCCTCATCATCGACATCGGACTGCGTGGCTTCCTGCCTGCTTCCCTCGTTGAGATGCGCCGCGTCCGCGACCTGGACCCATACATCGGCCAGGAGCTCGAAGCTAAGATCATCGAGCTGGACAAGAACCGCAACAACGTTGTTCTGTCCCGTCGCGCATTCCTCGAGCAGACCCAGTCTGAGGTCCGCTCCGAGTTCTTGCACCAGCTTCAGAAGGGCCAGGTCCGCAAGGGCGTCGTCTCTTCCATCGTCAACTTCGGCGCATTCGTCGACCTCGGCGGTGTCGACGGACTGGTTCACGTTTCCGAGCTTTCTTGGAAGCACATTGACCACCCATCCGAGGTTGTCACCGTTGGCGACGAAGTCACCGTTGAGGTTCTCGACGTTGATCTCGACCGCGAGCGCGTATCCCTCTCCCTGAAGGCAACTCAGGAAGATCCATGGCGCGTCTTCGCACGCACCCACGCTGTGGGCCAGATCGTGCCAGGCAAGGTCACCAAGCTTGTCCCATTCGGTGCGTTCGTTCGCGTCGAAGAGGGCATCGAGGGCCTCGTTCACATCTCCGAGCTGGCTCAGCGCCACGTTGAGGTTCCTGACCAGGTCGTCGCAGTTGGCGAAGAGGTCATGGTCAAGGTCATCGACATCGATCTCGAGCGTCGTCGTATCTCCCTCTCCCTCAAGCAGGCTGACGAGGACTACACCGAAGAGTTCGACCCATCCAAGTACGGAATGGCTGACTCCTACGACGAGCAGGGTAACTACATCTTCCCTGAGGGCTTCGATGCAGAGACCAACGAATGGCTCGAAGGCTTCGACGAGCAGCGTCAGGCATGGGAAGCACGCTACGCAGAGTCCGAGCGTCGCTACCAGGCTCACACCGCTCAGATCGAGCGTCGTCGCCAGCAGGCTGAAGAAGCCGCAGCTGAGGCACCAGCAGGAAACTACTCCACTGATTCTGCAGAAGACGCACCTGTCGCAGAAGCAACTGAAGAGTCCGCTGGCTCCCTGGCTTCCGATGAGCAGCTCGCTGCTCTTCGCGAGAAGCTCGCAGGCAACTAA
- a CDS encoding glucose PTS transporter subunit IIA: protein MASKLTTTSQHILDNLGGPENITSMTHCATRLRFQVKDQSIVDQQEIDSDPSVLGVVPQGSTGMQVVMGGSVANYYQELLKLDGMKHFADGEAQESSSKKEYGGVRGKYSWIDYAFEFLSDTFRPILWALLGASLIITLLVLADTFGWQDFRAPMDEQPDTYVFLHSMWRSVFYFLPIMVGATAARKLGANEWIGAAIPAALLTPEFLALGSAGDTVTVFGLPMVLNDYSGQVFPPLIAAIGLYWVEKGLKKIIPEAVQMVFVPFFSLLIMIPATAFLLGPFGIGVGNGISNLLEAINNFSPFILSIVIPLLYPFLVPLGLHWPLNAIMIQNINTLGYDFIQGPMGAWNFACFGLVTGVFLLSIRERNKAMRQVSLGGMLAGLLGGISEPSLYGVLLRFKKTYFRLLPGCLAGGIVMGIFDIKAYAFVFTSLLTIPAMDPWLGYTIGIAVAFFVSMFLVLALDYRSNEERDEARAKVAADKQAAADNQDEANATTATTPAAATAATATAATAAAGATAVATKPKLAPGEVVEIVSPLEGKAVPLSEVPDPIFAAGKLGPGIAIEPTGNTVVAPADATVILVQKSGHAVALRLDSGVEILIHVGLDTVQLGGEGFTVHVERKQQVKAGDPLITFDPDFIRSKDLPLITPVVVSNAAKFGEIEGVPADQVDSSMTVIKVNGKNE from the coding sequence ATGGCGTCTAAACTAACGACGACATCGCAACATATTCTGGATAATCTCGGTGGTCCAGAAAACATTACATCGATGACTCACTGTGCGACCCGCCTTCGTTTTCAGGTGAAGGATCAATCAATTGTCGATCAGCAAGAAATAGATTCTGACCCTTCCGTTCTTGGCGTTGTCCCCCAAGGTTCCACAGGCATGCAGGTGGTCATGGGTGGATCTGTTGCCAACTATTACCAAGAGCTACTCAAACTAGACGGCATGAAGCACTTCGCTGATGGCGAGGCGCAAGAAAGCTCATCTAAGAAAGAATACGGGGGAGTGCGCGGCAAGTACTCCTGGATTGACTACGCGTTTGAGTTCTTATCTGATACTTTCCGCCCGATCCTTTGGGCCTTGCTGGGTGCCTCATTAATTATCACCCTGCTTGTTTTGGCCGATACATTCGGTTGGCAAGATTTCCGCGCCCCAATGGATGAGCAGCCTGATACCTATGTGTTCCTGCACTCCATGTGGCGTTCGGTCTTCTACTTCCTGCCGATTATGGTTGGTGCGACTGCAGCTAGAAAGCTGGGCGCAAATGAGTGGATCGGTGCTGCAATCCCCGCTGCACTTCTGACACCAGAATTTCTTGCGCTGGGCTCTGCCGGTGATACTGTCACCGTATTTGGCCTGCCAATGGTCTTGAATGATTACTCCGGCCAGGTCTTCCCACCGCTGATCGCAGCGATTGGTTTGTACTGGGTCGAAAAAGGTTTGAAGAAGATCATCCCAGAAGCAGTCCAAATGGTGTTCGTACCATTCTTCTCCCTGCTGATTATGATCCCAGCTACCGCATTCCTGCTTGGACCATTCGGCATCGGTGTGGGTAATGGAATTTCCAACCTGCTTGAAGCAATCAACAACTTCAGCCCATTTATTCTCTCCATCGTTATTCCATTGCTGTACCCATTCTTGGTTCCGCTTGGATTGCACTGGCCACTGAACGCCATCATGATCCAAAACATCAACACCTTGGGCTATGACTTCATTCAGGGACCAATGGGTGCTTGGAACTTTGCCTGCTTCGGTCTAGTCACCGGTGTATTCTTGCTCTCCATTAGGGAACGAAACAAGGCTATGCGTCAGGTTTCTTTGGGTGGTATGTTGGCTGGTTTGCTCGGTGGCATTTCAGAACCTTCCCTCTACGGTGTCTTGCTGCGCTTTAAGAAGACCTATTTCCGCCTCCTGCCAGGTTGTTTGGCCGGCGGTATCGTGATGGGTATCTTCGATATCAAGGCGTATGCATTCGTGTTTACCTCTTTGCTCACCATTCCAGCGATGGACCCATGGTTGGGCTACACCATCGGTATTGCCGTTGCATTCTTTGTCTCCATGTTCTTGGTTCTTGCACTTGATTACCGTTCTAATGAAGAGCGCGATGAAGCTCGTGCAAAGGTTGCTGCTGACAAGCAGGCAGCGGCCGATAATCAGGATGAAGCAAACGCAACCACAGCAACCACCCCAGCCGCAGCTACCGCAGCTACCGCAACCGCTGCAACCGCCGCAGCAGGTGCAACCGCTGTAGCCACCAAGCCAAAGTTAGCTCCAGGTGAAGTAGTTGAAATCGTTTCACCACTTGAAGGCAAAGCAGTTCCACTATCTGAAGTGCCAGATCCGATCTTTGCTGCTGGCAAACTGGGTCCAGGTATTGCGATTGAACCAACCGGAAACACTGTTGTGGCACCAGCTGATGCAACGGTAATCCTGGTTCAAAAATCAGGCCACGCTGTGGCATTGCGTTTGGATAGCGGAGTGGAAATTCTAATCCACGTTGGTCTTGATACCGTCCAGCTTGGTGGTGAAGGGTTCACCGTCCACGTTGAACGCAAGCAGCAAGTCAAGGCTGGGGATCCGCTGATCACCTTTGATCCTGACTTCATTCGCTCCAAGGATCTACCTCTAATCACTCCAGTTGTGGTGTCCAACGCCGCTAAATTCGGCGAAATTGAGGGAGTTCCTGCAGATCAGGTAGATTCTTCCATGACTGTGATCAAGGTCAACGGCAAGAACGAGTAA
- the coaE gene encoding dephospho-CoA kinase has protein sequence MLRIGLTGGIGSGKSTVADLLSSEGFLVVDADQVARDIVAPGQPALAELAEAFGEDILKPDGTLDRAGLAARAFINEEQTALLNAITHPRISEESARRFNEAEAQGAKVAVYDMPLLIEKGLDRKMDLVVVVDVDVEERVRRLVEKRGLTEDDVRRRIASQVPDDVRLKAADIVIDNNGTLEDLRAEATKLISEILSRVN, from the coding sequence ATGTTGCGCATTGGATTAACAGGAGGGATCGGCAGCGGTAAGTCTACCGTTGCCGATCTTTTGTCATCTGAAGGATTTTTAGTCGTCGACGCGGACCAAGTTGCCCGCGATATCGTTGCACCCGGACAACCGGCATTAGCAGAGCTAGCTGAAGCTTTTGGTGAAGACATCTTAAAGCCAGATGGAACTTTAGACCGAGCGGGTTTAGCAGCCAGAGCATTTATTAACGAAGAGCAAACAGCTCTGCTCAATGCCATTACCCATCCCCGAATCTCTGAAGAGTCTGCCCGCCGATTCAACGAAGCCGAAGCCCAAGGTGCCAAAGTAGCGGTTTACGATATGCCGTTGCTTATCGAAAAAGGCCTTGACCGCAAAATGGACCTCGTCGTAGTTGTTGATGTCGACGTCGAAGAACGGGTTCGCCGATTGGTAGAAAAACGTGGACTCACAGAAGACGATGTGAGGCGGCGTATTGCTTCTCAGGTTCCCGATGACGTCCGATTGAAAGCCGCTGACATCGTTATAGACAACAACGGAACGCTTGAGGATCTGCGCGCTGAAGCAACCAAATTGATTTCTGAGATCCTAAGTCGTGTGAATTAA
- the uriH gene encoding uridine-preferring nucleoside hydrolase UriH: MTTKIILDCDPGHDDAVAMLLAAGSPEIELLGITTVGGNQTLDKVTHNAQVVATIADINAPIYRGVTRPLVRPVEVAEDIHGDTGMEIHNYKLPEPTKQVEGTHAVDFIIDTIMNNEPGTIALVPTGPLTNIALAVRKEPAIAERVKEVVLMGGGYHIGNWTAVAEFNIKIDPEAAHIVFNEKWPLTMVGLDLTHQALATPEIEAKLNELGTDVADFVVALFDAFRKNYQDAQGFENPPVHDPCAVAYLVDPTVFTTRKAPLDVELYGALTTGMTVADFRAPAPADCTTQVAVDLDFDKFWNMVIDAVKRIG; the protein is encoded by the coding sequence ATGACTACCAAGATCATCCTCGACTGCGACCCTGGCCACGATGATGCTGTAGCCATGCTGCTGGCAGCCGGCAGCCCAGAAATTGAACTGCTGGGCATCACCACTGTCGGCGGCAACCAAACCTTGGATAAAGTAACCCACAATGCGCAGGTCGTGGCCACCATCGCTGATATCAATGCACCAATCTACCGTGGGGTTACCCGCCCATTGGTGCGTCCGGTTGAAGTTGCTGAAGACATCCACGGTGATACCGGCATGGAAATCCATAACTATAAACTGCCTGAACCAACTAAGCAGGTAGAAGGCACCCATGCGGTAGATTTCATCATCGATACCATCATGAACAACGAGCCCGGCACAATAGCGCTGGTCCCCACCGGACCACTGACCAACATCGCACTGGCAGTCCGAAAAGAACCAGCCATCGCCGAACGTGTCAAAGAAGTAGTTCTCATGGGTGGCGGCTACCACATCGGTAACTGGACTGCTGTTGCTGAATTCAACATCAAAATCGACCCAGAAGCAGCCCACATCGTCTTCAACGAAAAGTGGCCTCTAACCATGGTCGGCCTCGACCTCACCCACCAGGCGCTTGCAACACCTGAGATCGAAGCCAAGCTCAACGAGCTAGGTACCGACGTCGCCGACTTCGTCGTCGCGCTTTTCGACGCCTTCCGCAAGAACTACCAAGACGCTCAAGGCTTTGAGAACCCACCCGTGCATGACCCTTGTGCTGTTGCTTACCTCGTTGACCCCACGGTGTTCACCACCCGCAAGGCGCCCCTTGATGTAGAACTGTACGGAGCACTTACCACCGGAATGACCGTGGCAGATTTCCGTGCACCAGCTCCAGCAGACTGCACCACCCAAGTAGCTGTGGACCTTGACTTTGATAAATTCTGGAACATGGTCATCGATGCGGTAAAACGCATCGGCTAA
- the uriT gene encoding uridine transporter UriT yields MSLPVQPSKTSATTVVPLMIALLVAVFAFQLNASMLAPALATMEIELNATVAQIGMTQTAFFTAAALFSLFLPRWGDLIGRRKVLVGMMIVTGIGCVVAAFAPNVTILFLGRLIQGVAGPTVPLCLIILRQQVTNEKQYALLLGIVTSVNGGIGGVDAIAGGWLAETLGFRSIFWVMAAFCAVAALVLPFSVKESTAEETPKMDWVGVLPLAISIGSLLMAFNEAGKLGEANWILVVVLFIIGVAGVIFFYNIEKRVKNPLVSVEYLGQRRTWALLLSTLLTMTGVFAVMNGLLPNLAQDAANGAGMSASVVSWWTLTPYALAGLVFGPIAGILAGKLGYKIVLQIGIATTIIGVAGATFLVGSTSHLAYLGISIFVGITYAGIANIMLNGLGIVLSPANNQGYLPGMNAGAFNLGAGISFAILFAVSTAFSDNGGGYTAGMWAGVIILVLAFLCSLLIPRPESITDTVAAKAQAEEAAQAAN; encoded by the coding sequence ATGTCCCTTCCTGTTCAGCCGAGTAAAACCTCGGCCACCACAGTTGTACCATTGATGATCGCCCTGCTGGTCGCGGTATTCGCCTTCCAGCTCAACGCATCTATGCTGGCACCTGCACTGGCGACAATGGAAATTGAACTTAATGCAACGGTCGCCCAAATCGGCATGACGCAGACTGCTTTCTTCACAGCCGCCGCACTGTTTTCCCTATTCCTGCCGCGTTGGGGTGATCTGATTGGTCGTCGCAAAGTGCTGGTCGGCATGATGATTGTTACCGGTATTGGATGTGTTGTCGCTGCCTTTGCTCCCAATGTGACCATCCTCTTCCTGGGTCGTCTGATTCAAGGTGTTGCTGGCCCCACCGTGCCACTATGTCTGATCATTCTGCGCCAACAAGTAACCAACGAAAAGCAATATGCACTGCTCCTCGGAATTGTTACCTCAGTAAACGGTGGTATCGGCGGAGTAGATGCCATTGCTGGTGGTTGGTTGGCTGAAACTCTTGGATTCCGTTCTATTTTCTGGGTGATGGCTGCGTTCTGTGCTGTTGCCGCCCTTGTGCTTCCCTTCAGTGTGAAGGAATCCACTGCTGAAGAAACCCCGAAGATGGACTGGGTTGGTGTGCTGCCACTGGCCATCTCTATCGGATCCCTGCTCATGGCTTTCAATGAAGCCGGAAAGCTGGGTGAAGCAAATTGGATCCTGGTGGTTGTGCTGTTCATCATCGGCGTTGCCGGAGTCATCTTCTTCTACAACATTGAAAAACGCGTTAAAAATCCGCTGGTCAGCGTCGAATACCTTGGTCAACGACGTACTTGGGCGCTCCTGCTGAGCACTCTGCTCACCATGACTGGTGTCTTCGCGGTGATGAATGGCCTGTTGCCCAACCTTGCGCAGGACGCTGCCAACGGTGCCGGTATGTCAGCGAGTGTGGTGTCTTGGTGGACGTTAACCCCATATGCGCTGGCAGGCTTGGTATTCGGTCCAATCGCAGGAATTCTCGCCGGTAAATTGGGATACAAGATCGTCCTGCAAATTGGTATCGCTACCACCATCATCGGCGTTGCCGGAGCCACCTTCCTGGTCGGAAGTACATCTCACCTCGCATACCTCGGCATCTCCATCTTTGTGGGTATCACTTACGCGGGTATTGCCAACATCATGCTCAACGGCCTCGGCATCGTGCTTTCTCCTGCCAACAACCAAGGCTATCTGCCTGGCATGAACGCAGGTGCATTCAACCTAGGTGCAGGAATTTCCTTCGCCATCCTCTTCGCAGTTTCCACGGCATTCAGTGACAACGGCGGCGGATATACCGCAGGCATGTGGGCCGGAGTGATCATCTTGGTCCTGGCTTTCTTGTGCTCTTTGCTCATCCCACGCCCCGAATCGATCACCGATACAGTGGCAGCCAAAGCCCAAGCTGAAGAAGCCGCGCAAGCAGCCAACTAG
- the uriR gene encoding transcriptional regulator UriR, which translates to MATENFRPTLKDVARQAGVSIATASRALADNPAVATSTRERIQQLASDLGYRANAQARALRSSRSNTIGVIVPSLINHDFAAMVTEIQRTASNAGLATIITNSNEDATTMSGSLEFLTSHGVDGIVCVPNEECADQLEDLQKQGMPVVLVDGELPAGSTIPSVTSNPQPGIDAAVELLAHNNAAPIGYLSGPMDTSTGRERLESFKAACANCKIGEQLIFLGGYEQSVRFDGATKLLNQGAKTLFAGDSMMTIGVIEACHNAGLVIGKDLSVIGFDTHPLFTLQPRPLTVIDQNVEQLAQRAVSILTELIAGTVPSITTTTIPTALIHRESIINSTLRKKDELSNE; encoded by the coding sequence GTGGCGACGGAAAATTTCCGACCGACTCTGAAAGATGTCGCTCGTCAAGCAGGTGTCTCCATCGCCACAGCATCACGAGCACTGGCGGATAATCCGGCGGTTGCGACATCGACTCGTGAAAGAATCCAGCAGTTAGCCTCTGATCTGGGCTACCGGGCAAATGCTCAAGCTCGTGCGCTTCGCAGTTCCCGCAGCAACACCATTGGTGTGATTGTTCCCAGTTTGATTAACCACGACTTCGCTGCCATGGTTACCGAGATTCAACGCACTGCTAGCAATGCCGGACTTGCCACGATTATCACCAACAGTAATGAAGATGCCACTACCATGTCTGGATCTTTGGAATTTCTCACCTCGCATGGTGTTGATGGAATCGTCTGCGTGCCCAACGAAGAATGCGCGGATCAACTAGAAGACTTGCAGAAGCAAGGAATGCCCGTAGTGTTGGTTGACGGAGAGCTCCCGGCAGGCTCCACTATCCCATCGGTGACGTCCAATCCCCAACCAGGAATCGACGCAGCCGTAGAACTCCTAGCTCACAACAACGCTGCGCCGATCGGCTATCTCTCTGGCCCCATGGATACTTCGACAGGTCGCGAACGATTAGAAAGTTTCAAAGCAGCCTGTGCCAACTGCAAAATCGGCGAGCAGCTCATTTTTCTGGGTGGGTACGAGCAAAGCGTTAGATTTGACGGTGCTACGAAATTGCTCAACCAGGGAGCTAAAACTCTTTTTGCGGGTGATTCCATGATGACGATCGGTGTCATTGAAGCCTGCCATAACGCTGGTTTGGTTATCGGAAAGGATCTCAGCGTGATTGGTTTTGATACCCATCCGCTCTTTACCCTCCAACCTCGACCGTTGACAGTGATTGATCAAAATGTGGAACAACTAGCCCAGCGAGCAGTGTCTATCCTGACCGAATTAATAGCAGGTACGGTGCCCAGCATCACGACAACCACGATCCCCACTGCCCTCATTCATCGTGAATCAATCATCAATTCCACTTTAAGGAAGAAGGATGAACTCTCTAATGAGTAA
- a CDS encoding glycosyltransferase: MNITHLLVGPAEHGVTEYARLLAAHSGGLQAGLEDTLPPGPIHVTFTDHLFGPDPESAVDAVLAAVEGHPFSVSFHDVPQPEEGLERFERRSNAYQRLARMADLSVTNSFHEASFFDSDIHVIALPLPEAPDPASTPEPGTVGVLGFIYPGKGHETIVTAARQVDGLSVRALGTYSLGHENMELPGVEVTGYLSDADLWAEMDRIAIPVCAHRHFSASGSLMRWLAAGRRVLVADSDYAREVADNHPEQVVVVNDWPSALAEAAKDPEFTQRVNTLPTWGWQEVSTSWQDLWITHFGPWLRGNIPPSPVDDPAAVSVVIPYYNDFDSLKKVIAGIEKNNHEGNVEIIIADDGSDVSPEVTSTLPITVVRQEDQGFRAAAARNLGARAASHEVLVFLDGDTVPRPGYLSAMSRWITADPRSVVVGTRLQDGVEPQWLRDAWEYTRHLRLSDDTSWRFIISSVLGTSKQLFSQVDGFDETMIGYGGEDWEFGWRLWNTGAIFIHDPEAVADHLEPEWDVRVQPEMDKLAQKNAESIALASRITHPIARPAGVFFEQQDIVVSLPGNTPEPVVAAWLQAGDVRVVSPMSELFQADPRVGFATGRISIELSQPLCPPTDLAECLLRVEQLGGHGVLRYKNRNVGQIRYKRITCQTPAIIHTQMHPWQGSLRLERWFASW, encoded by the coding sequence ATGAATATCACCCACCTGTTAGTAGGTCCCGCAGAACACGGTGTAACCGAATACGCGCGACTACTAGCAGCTCACAGTGGCGGCCTCCAAGCTGGCCTTGAGGACACCCTTCCCCCGGGCCCGATCCATGTTACGTTTACCGACCACCTTTTCGGGCCCGATCCGGAGTCCGCAGTGGATGCCGTTTTGGCAGCTGTAGAAGGTCATCCGTTTAGTGTTTCCTTCCATGACGTACCTCAACCCGAGGAAGGACTGGAGCGTTTCGAACGCCGCAGTAATGCTTACCAGCGCCTGGCCCGAATGGCTGACCTCTCGGTGACTAACTCATTCCACGAGGCTTCCTTCTTCGACAGCGATATACATGTCATTGCTCTACCCCTTCCTGAGGCACCCGACCCCGCCAGCACCCCGGAGCCTGGTACTGTCGGCGTCCTCGGTTTTATCTATCCAGGCAAAGGCCATGAGACCATTGTCACAGCGGCGCGGCAGGTGGACGGACTTTCTGTTCGCGCACTGGGCACGTACTCCTTAGGCCATGAGAACATGGAGTTGCCCGGGGTGGAAGTTACCGGTTACCTTTCCGATGCTGACTTGTGGGCGGAGATGGACCGCATTGCCATCCCCGTATGCGCCCACCGACACTTCTCTGCATCAGGATCTTTAATGCGCTGGCTCGCTGCCGGGAGACGTGTGTTGGTAGCCGATAGCGATTATGCCCGTGAGGTTGCAGATAATCATCCCGAGCAAGTGGTGGTGGTTAACGATTGGCCTTCTGCGCTCGCCGAAGCAGCCAAAGACCCAGAATTTACCCAGCGCGTTAACACACTCCCTACCTGGGGGTGGCAGGAGGTTTCCACCTCCTGGCAGGATCTATGGATCACACATTTCGGACCATGGCTGCGTGGCAACATACCACCGAGCCCAGTTGATGATCCGGCAGCAGTCAGCGTCGTAATTCCCTATTACAACGACTTCGACTCCTTAAAAAAAGTCATCGCAGGGATCGAGAAAAACAACCATGAAGGCAACGTGGAGATTATTATCGCCGACGACGGATCCGACGTTTCGCCTGAGGTTACCTCGACGTTGCCCATAACGGTAGTTCGCCAGGAAGACCAGGGGTTTCGTGCAGCAGCCGCACGCAACTTAGGTGCCCGGGCAGCCTCTCACGAGGTGCTAGTTTTCCTCGACGGCGATACGGTCCCCCGCCCTGGGTATTTAAGTGCGATGAGCAGATGGATCACAGCTGATCCCCGCAGTGTGGTGGTGGGTACCCGTCTTCAGGACGGAGTAGAACCGCAGTGGCTCCGTGACGCCTGGGAATATACCCGCCACCTGCGCCTATCTGATGATACCTCCTGGCGCTTCATTATTTCCTCAGTGCTAGGTACCTCGAAGCAGTTGTTTTCTCAGGTCGACGGCTTCGACGAAACAATGATTGGTTATGGTGGAGAAGACTGGGAATTCGGATGGAGACTGTGGAACACCGGTGCTATCTTCATTCACGATCCCGAAGCCGTCGCCGATCACCTTGAGCCGGAGTGGGATGTCCGAGTCCAGCCTGAGATGGACAAGCTCGCCCAGAAAAATGCTGAGTCTATCGCCCTGGCTTCTCGCATAACTCACCCGATAGCGCGCCCTGCCGGTGTTTTTTTCGAGCAACAAGACATTGTTGTTTCCCTTCCAGGGAATACTCCCGAACCAGTGGTGGCAGCATGGCTCCAAGCAGGTGACGTTCGTGTGGTGAGTCCCATGTCCGAGCTATTCCAAGCCGATCCACGCGTGGGTTTTGCAACAGGGAGAATCAGCATCGAACTGAGCCAACCCCTCTGCCCTCCCACGGATCTCGCAGAATGCCTCCTGCGTGTGGAGCAGCTCGGTGGCCACGGAGTTTTGCGCTACAAAAACCGGAATGTAGGGCAAATCCGATATAAGCGGATTACTTGCCAAACCCCCGCAATTATCCACACCCAGATGCATCCGTGGCAGGGATCATTACGATTAGAAAGATGGTTTGCCAGCTGGTGA